One stretch of Juglans microcarpa x Juglans regia isolate MS1-56 chromosome 3D, Jm3101_v1.0, whole genome shotgun sequence DNA includes these proteins:
- the LOC121255682 gene encoding TORTIFOLIA1-like protein 4, whose amino-acid sequence MSLNKRFSSSPPQPAGWTHDLKHRVITCLNKLSDRDTLALATNELQSIARSLSQDSFSPFLSCLHNTDASSKSPVRKQCVHLLTLLSHSHGNSLSPVLSKMISTVLRRLRDPDSAVRSACIDAVAAMSSQITKPPFSALFKPLMDAVTLEQDLNSQIGSSLCLAAAIEAAPDPEVELLRKSLPRLGKLVKSEGFKAKAALLVLIGSVVGVSGASNRVVLDWLVPCVIEFLSSEDWTVRKAAANALGKVAVLEKDIAADYKASCLNSLENRRFDKVKVVRETMNHTLELWKEVPCAPEEVSVSSSKSSSTDNSTGGCFHPISQSPNNDVFKTPKPKKTVPTNRSPSSAISVTSTNRDCHQKSNDGHSSADMFSKLDHKETSGCKIEVAVPNTSSSKLACEDGMRRSFIRNLESGENENGGNSKPETKRMLFSKPYDEKVHKFGSLRSGSRVVPFQDDENHDLNAVVSDIVEEVHENNKDVEDLSLIREQLLQIEHQQFSLLELLQRFMGSSQSGINSLETRVHGLEVALEEISYDLAISSGRIPNIDSAENTCCKLPGAEFLSSKFWRRAEGRYPTSRFPSSDPESRRFQPENRIENVVKPLEDGHEDSRGNLRRYSNSKPNNIIQDVERVQVCNASRFNGASLSSFTAH is encoded by the exons ATGTCTCTCAACAAAAGGTTCTCGTCGAGTCCACCACAACCCGCCGGGTGGACTCACGATCTGAAGCACCGAGTCATCACCTGCCTCAACAAGCTCTCCGACCGAGACACCCTGGCCCTGGCCACCAACGAGCTCCAGTCGATCGCCCGATCCCTTAGCCAGGACTCCTTCTCTCCCTTCCTCAGCTGCCTTCACAACACCGACGCCTCTTCCAAGTCTCCGGTGCGCAAGCAATGCGTTCATCTCCTGACTCTCCTCTCTCACTCCCACGGTAACTCCCTGTCTCCCGTTCTCTCCAAAATGATCTCCACCGTCCTTCGACGTCTCCGTGACCCCGACTCCGCCGTGCGATCGGCCTGTATCGACGCGGTCGCGGCCATGTCCTCACAAATCACCAAGCCGCCATTCTCCGCGCTCTTTAAGCCATTGATGGACGCTGTCACTCTCGAACAGGACCTCAACTCGCAGATCGGGTCCTCTCTGTGCCTCGCCGCGGCGATTGAGGCCGCACCGGACCCGGAGGTTGAGCTCTTGCGCAAGAGTTTGCCGAGGCTGGGGAAACTGGTGAAGAGCGAAGGGTTTAAGGCCAAGGCGGCGCTGTTGGTCCTCATCGGAAGTGTCGTTGGAGTCAGCGGGGCGTCGAATCGAGTAGTGTTGGACTGGTTGGTACCGTGTGTGATTGAGTTTTTGAGTAGTGAGGATTGGACGGTGCGGAAGGCCGCGGCGAATGCGTTGGGAAAGGTGGCGGTGTTGGAGAAAGATATAGCTGCGGATTATAAGGCGTCGTGTTTAAATTCTTTGGAGAACCGGAGATTTGATAAG GTGAAGGTCGTACGGGAGACCATGAATCATACCTTGGAGTTGTGGAAGGAAGTTCCTTGTGCGCCTGAGGAGGTCTCTGTTTCATCTTCTAAATCATCTTCAACAG ATAACAGTACTGGTGGATGCTTCCATCCCATCTCCCAAAGTCCAAATAATGACGTCTTTAAGACTCCTAAACCAAAGAAAACGGTCCCCACAAACAGGTCCCCGTCCTCTGCTATTTCTGTGACCTCCACCAACAGAGACTGTCATCAGAAGAGTAATGACGGGCATTCAAGTGCAGACATGTTTTCTAAGCTGGATCACAAGGAAACCTCTGGTTGCAAAATTGAAGTTGCGGTCCCAAACACTTCCTCGTCGAAGTTGGCTTGTGAAGATGGTATGAGGAGGAGTTTCATCAGGAACTTGGAATCAGGAGAGAATGAGAATGGTGGGAATTCCAAGCCAGAAACAAAGCGTATGCTCTTCAGCAAGCCCTATGATGAAAAAGTGCATAAATTTGGTAGTTTAAGATCTGGGTCACGTGTGGTACCGTTTCAAGATGATGAGAACCATGACTTGAATGCTGTAGTCAGTGACATAGTTGAAGAGGTTCATGAGAATAATAAAGATGTTGAGGACCTTTCTTTAATCCGTGAACAACTTCTTCAAATCGAACACCAGCAATTCAGTTTGTTAGAACTTCTCCAG AGATTCATGGGAAGCTCTCAGAGTGGAATAAATTCCCTAGAGACACGTGTACATGGCCTAGAGGTGGCATTGGAGGAAATTTCGTATGATTTGGCAATATCTAGTGGAAGGATCCCAAACATTGACTCTGCAGAAAACACATGTTGCAAGCTGCCTGGTGCCGAATTCTTGAGTTCCAAATTTTGGCGGAGAGCAGAAGGCCGGTATCCTACTTCAAGGTTCCCTTCTTCTGATCCAGAAAGTCGACGATTTCAACCTGAAAATAGGATTGAAAATGTTGTGAAACCATTGGAAGATGGACATGAAGACTCGAGGGGGAACTTAAGACGTTATTCAAACAGTAAACCTAATAACATAATCCAAGATGTTGAGAGGGTACAAGTTTGCAATGCCAGTAGATTCAATGGGGCTTCACTTTCTAGTTTTACCGCACATTGA